One Nicotiana tomentosiformis chromosome 4, ASM39032v3, whole genome shotgun sequence genomic window carries:
- the LOC104099537 gene encoding serine/threonine-protein kinase BRI1-like 2 encodes MDTNSKQFESLHFAITLIFMAVVSVLAGIKAGASSSIKTDAEALLLFKNMIQKDPGGVLSGWQLKNNPCSWNGVTCNNLGRVTNLDLQQSELVGEVSFSPFSSLDMLTVLNLSSNSFYVNASTSLSQLPYSLKQLELSFTGLAGFVPENFFAKCSNLEYVSLSFNNITGSLPQNFLLHIDKLQYLAMDYNNLTGSISDIKIETCNSLLHLDLSGNQIFDSVPASLSNCTTLQELVLAENSFSGSIPSSFGELKSLQRLDLSKNHLSGWIPSEFGNSCTSLVELKLSNNNITGSIPNSFSSCSSLQNLDLSNNNLTGPFPDSILQNLGSLETLQMSSNKISGPFPASLSYCKKLRVVDFSSNMINGMIPPDLCPGASSLEELRAPDNSLYGPIPSQLSQCSQLKTIDFSLNYLNGSIPSELGKLENLEQLIAWYNSLDGNIPAELGKCSNLKNLILNNNYLSGKIPAELFNCGNLEWISLTSNGLSGEIPKEFGYLSRLAVLQLANNSLSGQIPSELVNCSSLVWLDLSSNRLTGEIPPRLGRQQGAKALSGILSGNTLVFVRNVGNSCRGVGGLLEFYGIHPERLLQVPSLKSCDFTRLYSGPVLSAFTRYQTIEYLDLSYNELRGKIPDEFGDMIALQVLVISHNHLSGEIPSSLGGLKNLGVFDASHNRLQGHIPDSFSRLSFLVQIDLSNNELTGEIPSRGQLSTLPASQYANNPGLCGVPLPECQYTDPPTTNGDGGRTGKRSSAASWANSIVLGILISIASICILIVWAIAMRARRREAEGVKMLSSLSTNYAASTWKIDKEREPLSINVATFQRQLRKLKFSQLIEATNGFSAASLIGSGGFGEVFKATLKDGSSVAIKKLIRLSCQGDREFMAEMETLGKIKHKNLVPLLGYCKVGEERLLVYEFMEYGSLEEMLHGKTRTRDRRILTWEERKKIARGAAKGLCFLHHNCIPHIIHRDMKSSNVLLDNEMDARVSDFGMARLISALDTHLSVSTLAGTPGYVPPEYYQSFRCTAKGDVYSFGVVLLELLTGKRPTDKEDFGDTNLVGWTKMKVREGKSMEVIDQELLSVSTKGNDEAEVVEVKEMVRYLEITLQCVDDFPSKRPNMLQVVAMLRELIAGSSSSNSG; translated from the coding sequence ATGGATACCAATTCAAAGCAATTTGAATCCCTTCACTTTGCTATAACATTAATTTTTATGGCTGTTGTCTCAGTTCTTGCAGGGATAAAAGCCGGTGCTAGTTCCTCCATTAAAACTGACGCTGAAGCGCTTTTGCTATTCAAGAATATGATACAAAAAGACCCTGGTGGAGTTTTATCAGGTTGGCAGCTAAAAAATAATCCATGTTCATGGAATGGTGTTACTTGCAATAATCTTGGAAGAGTTACAAATCTTGATCTTCAACAATCTGAACTTGTTGGAGAGGTCTCTTTTTCTCCCTTTTCATCTCTAGATATGTTGACTGTTCTAAATCTGTCTTCGAATTCGTTCTATGTAAATGCCTCCACCTCTTTAAGTCAACTCCCTTATAGTTTGAAGCAACTAGAACTTTCCTTTACTGGACTTGCAGGTTTTGTTCCTGAGAATTTCTTTGCAAAATGTTCAAATCTTGAATATGTTAGTCTTTCTTTTAATAATATCACAGGTTCTTTGCCTCAGAATTTCTTGTTGCATATAGATAAGTTGCAGTATTTAGCAATGGATTATAATAATCTCACAGGTTCAATTTCTGATATCAAGATTGAGACTTGTAATTCCTTATTGCATCTTGATTTATCAGGGAATCAAATATTTGATTCAGTTCCTGCTTCTTTGTCTAATTGCACAACACTTCAAGAATTGGTTTTGGCTGAAAACTCCTTTTCTGGTTCAATTCCAAGTTCATTTGGTGAGCTTAAAAGCTTACAAAGATTGGATCTTTCCAAAAATCATTTATCTGGTTGGATCCCATCTGAATTTGGAAACTCATGCACTTCACTTGTGGAACTCAAGCTTTCTAATAATAACATCACTGGTTCAATTCCAAATTCCTTCTCCTCATGTTCTTCTCTTCAGAATCTTGATTTATCCAACAATAATCTAACCGGTCCGTTTCCTGATTCTATCCTTCAGAATTTAGGTTCTTTAGAGACTTTACAAATGAGTAGCAATAAAATCTCAGGACCATTTCCTGCTTCCCTTTCATATTGCAAGAAACTACGCGTCGTTGACTTCAGCTCCAATATGATTAATGGGATGATTCCACCTGATTTATGCCCTGGAGCTTCCTCATTGGAGGAGCTAAGAGCACCAGATAATTCACTTTATGGTCCAATTCCATCTCAACTTTCTCAATGTTCACAGCTTAAGACAATTGATTTTAGTTTGAATTATTTGAATGGTTCAATTCCATCAGAATTAGGAAAGCTTGAGAATCTCGAGCAGCTTATCGCTTGGTATAATAGCTTGGATGGGAATATACCGGCAGAGTTAGGGAAGTGCAGTAATCTTAAGAATCTTATTCTGAACAATAACTACTTGAGTGGGAAAATTCCAGCTGAATTGTTTAACTGTGGTAATCTTGAGTGGATTTCCCTCACAAGCAATGGACTAAGTGGTGAGATTCCTAAAGAGTTTGGTTATTTGTCAAGATTGGCTGTTTTGCAACTAGCAAATAACAGTTTGAGTGGTCAGATTCCAAGTGAATTAGTCAACTGCAGTAGTTTGGTTTGGCTAGATTTAAGCAGCAACAGGTTAACGGGCGAGATCCCACCTCGACTTGGTAGGCAGCAAGGAGCTAAAGCACTGAGTGGAATTCTTTCAGGTAACACTTTGGTGTTTGTCCGAAATGTGGGAAATTCGTGCAGAGGCGTTGGAGGATTGCTCGAGTTCTATGGAATTCATCCTGAAAGGCTTTTACAGGTTCCTTCGCTAAAGAGTTGTGATTTCACTCGGTTGTATTCTGGTCCCGTTCTTAGTGCTTTTACTCGATATCAGACTATCGAGTACCTTGATCTTTCTTACAACGAGCTTCGTGGCAAAATTCCTGATGAATTTGGAGACATGATAGCTTTGCAAGTTCTTGTTATATCACACAACCATTTATCGGGGgagattccttcatcacttggAGGGCTAAAGAATTTGGGAGTGTTTGATGCATCACATAACAGATTGCAGGGTCATATTCCTGATTCATTTTCACGTCTTTCCTTTTTGGTGCAAATTGACCTTTCCAACAATGAATTGACAGGTGAAATTCCATCAAGGGGTCAGCTCAGTACACTTCCTGCAAGCCAATATGCAAACAATCCAGGACTCTGTGGGGTTCCATTGCCCGAATGCCAATATACCGATCCACCTACCACAAATGGAGATGGAGGAAGGACCGGAAAAAGAAGTTCAGCTGCATCTTGGGCTAATAGCATTGTTCTTGGAATTCTCATTTCCATTGCCTCCATTTGTATTTTGATAGTTTGGGCGATTGCTATGCGTGCAAGGCGAAGAGAGGCAGAGGGGGTGAAAATGCTTAGTAGTTTGAGTACTAATTATGCAGCCTCAACATGGAAGATTGACAAAGAGAGAGAGCCATTGAGCATCAATGTGGCCACTTTCCAAAGACAACTTAGGAAGCTCAAATTCTCACAGCTGATCGAGGCGACGAATGGATTCTCAGCTGCAAGTCTAATTGGCTCAGGAGGATTTGGAGAAGTGTTCAAGGCAACATTGAAGGATGGATCAAGTGTTGCAATCAAAAAACTCATCAGGCTAAGTTGCCAAGGCGACCGAGAGTTCATGGCCGAAATGGAGACATTAGGAAAGATCAAGCACAAGAACCTTGTACCCCTCTTGGGATATTGCAAAGTTGGTGAGGAGAGACTTTTGGTCTATGAGTTCATGGAATAtggaagtcttgaagaaatgctCCATGGGAAGACAAGAACGCGCGATAGGAGAATCCTAACATGGGAAGAGAGGAAAAAGATAGCAAGAGGAGCAGCCAAAGGACTATGTTTCCTTCATCACAATTGCATCCCACACATCATACACCGCGACATGAAGTCAAGCAACGTGCTTTTGGATAACGAAATGGATGCCAGGGTCTCGGATTTTGGGATGGCACGGCTCATAAGCGCGCTAGACACACACCTAAGTGTGAGTACACTAGCAGGAACACCAGGATATGTGCCACCTGAGTACTATCAAAGTTTCAGGTGTACAGCGAAGGGGGATGTTTACTCGTTTGGCGTCGTGCTTCTTGAACTCTTAACAGGTAAAAGGCCAACAGATAAAGAAGATTTTGGTGACACTAACTTGGTAGGATGGACTAAAATGAAAGTAAGAGAAGGGAAATCAATGGAAGTAATTGATCAAGAATTGTTATCAGTGAGTACTAAAGGGAATGATGAAGCAGAAGTAGTAGAGGTGAAAGAAATGGTAAGATACTTGGAAATAACACTGCAATGTGTAGATGACTTTCCATCAAAAAGGCCTAATATGTTACAAGTTGTGGCTATGTTGAGAGAGCTTATTGCTGGAAGTAGTTCAAGCAACAGTGGTTAA